From the Paenibacillus tianjinensis genome, the window GGCCTCCTCGCGGATCATCTCCCTAAGTTCCGGCTGTACCAGTGTATAAGCGACAAAACCCTGCAGCTGCGCCGTTTCTTCCATCAGCTTCCGCAGCTCCTCTTCATGCCTTACGTTGCCGTATCTCCTGATTGTGACACGCTGATTCTGGAATTGGTGGATGACGGCCTGCACAACCGCCTCTGCCGTATCACCTATCGAATCTGAGCATATCGTGATGTAGTGTGAAGATTGCTCCATGCGCTTCCATTCCTCCCGTTATCCTTTGGCTTCGAGATCGAGGAGAAGCTTAACGATGGAAGTTTTGGTCAGCCGGCCCACCACATCGAGCCTTGGGACGGTTTCTTCCGCGCCGCCGGGCACGACCACCGGCAAACTGTCTACCTCGTGAAAAATCATTTTATGCGCGGCATCGAGCACCGTGTCCTCGGGAGATACCGTTACTACCTTGGTCTGGCGGGTCATGACCATGCTGACCGGCATGGATACCGCACCCGGATTGCCGAGTGTTACCTTCAGAAAATCCTTGCGCGAGGCAACTCCGGCCAGCTTGCCGTCCCCGTCGCAGATAATCAGCGTGCCTACATCCTGCAGAAACAGGGTCACAACGGCATCCTGGATCGTGGTCGTTTCGCGGATCACCACTGGAATGCTCTGAATGTCCTTGACCTTGGTTTCCTTCAGCAGATAGCTGCTGCCAAGCCGGCTTACCGACCTTTGGCCGGGGAAATAGCCGACCTTCGGCTTGGCATCAATATATTCCAGCATCACCAGAATGGACAGGTCATTGCGGATGGTCGGCCGGCTGAGATTGAGATTTTCCGCGATTTGCTCGCCGGAGATCGGCGCGCGTTTCTTCACAATAGCAATAATTTGCAGTTGACGGGATGTCAGTTCGATTGCAGGTTCCCTCCATTGTCCGGATATGATTAGGCGCTCCTCTAAGGAAAAGGAGTACCGGTGGCCGATTCCCCCTTTCATTTAGACGTCTTATTGGCAATAATAACCGCTAACTTGAGTATATAATACGCAATTATGATCATTAATGCAACATATAGTACGTCATAAATAAATTTAGTAGGGTTTAATAATAAAAAAGCCAGCGGGAACACTGGCTTTACGCTTTGTTGAATTATTTCTGCGCGGCACCATCAAGCGGCGTCTTTTGGCAGTACTGCAGGCGGAGACTGCTTTTTGAACAATAGCTGCTTCAATGCGCCTGCATTGACCAGCACCGTTCCGGCGATGATGGTGAACACACCAAGCAGGGTGATCCAGGTGACGGTCTCGTCATAGAACAGGAATCCGACCCCGACAGCAATCGGCGGCGAAATATATAGCCAGGTGGATGGGAATACGGGATTGGTCCTTGCGACCAGCCAGTAGAACAGAGTATGTCCGACCATGGAGCCGATGACGGTGAGATAGAGCAGCGACCCGGCGGTTTTGAAGGAGAGCAGGACTTCGGGATGCACATTTTCGGTGGCCAGGGAGAGGATGAACAACAGCGCTCCCCCGTACATCATTTGCGCGGCGTTCAGTGCAACCGGCGAGACACCGGAGAAGGCCGTGGTCACTTTTTTGGAATAAATCGCACCGGCAGCGTAGCAGCATTCCCCGATCAGTACGACAATACAGCCGATAAGCCACAGGGGAGAGATATCGACCACCAGGCTTGGGAGTACGAGCAGCAGGACGCCGGTGAAGCCGATGATGCAGCCGTACATAGAGTACGAGGGAGCTTTTTGCCGGAGAAAGGCGGTCTGCATCAGCAGGATCATCATCGGGCCGGTAGCCGACAGCACCGCAGCAAGCCCCGAAGATACATATTGCTCAGCCCAGTACAGTGCGGAGAAGGTGCCAAAGGTCAGCGCGGCTCCGGTGATCAGCATTTCTTTGCGGAGCAGCAGGGAGAAGCTTGCTTTACCTTTGACGGCCATCCAGAGAAACAGAACAGCTCCAGCCAGAAAGAAACGCAGACCAGCGGAGAAAAAAGGCGGTGCCCCGGCATCTACCCCGATTTTGATCGCGAGAAAAGTAGTACCGAAAATCAGACAGACAAGCGAATAAGCAAGCATTATCATGTGTAATTCCCCTTTGTTAAGTTGATATGGCAGTCCGGTGAAGCGTTTGATTCATCATAAACGGCCAAGCACAGAACAGTTGATAAGTAACAGAACAGATGCAGGCCAGGATGCTGTACAATAGGGGAAACTGTGAAAGTGTGAAGCGGGTAAACTGAGAATTGAGGAGAGGGTGCAGGCTAATGAAGCAACCGGCAAAAGAGGACCAGAGCCATCCGCTCTTCCGCCAGGTCTATGAATATATGCTGAACCGGATGGAGCGGGGAGAGTGGAAGGCCCATGACAAGCTGCCGTCGATCCGCGGGCTGGCCGAGGAATTGAAGGTGCACCGGCTGACCGTGTTCAAGGCCTACAGGGAGCTGACTGACAGAGGCAAGGTATATGTAAAAGACAAGTCCGGATATTATGTGTCACCGGCTAACCTGCTGCGGGAGGAACGAACGATTGAAGGAGCAGCTGTGCCGGCTTATTCACTGACCAATCCCATGTCCGATATCCAGCGGATGCCGGTGACCTACCAATTCTCCCAGGCGCTGATTGATCCCGGTCTGCTGCCGAATCTTTTTCTCTCTGATTATGTCAAAAAAGTGTTCGATCTCTATCCGAAAGTCATGGGAACTTATTCTTCGGTGCAGGGGGATGGCGAGCTGCGCGAGACGCTGAGTGAGCATTTCCATAAGCATTATAAGCTGCAGCTGTCGCCGCAGGAGCTGTTAATC encodes:
- a CDS encoding helix-turn-helix transcriptional regulator, which translates into the protein MQIIAIVKKRAPISGEQIAENLNLSRPTIRNDLSILVMLEYIDAKPKVGYFPGQRSVSRLGSSYLLKETKVKDIQSIPVVIRETTTIQDAVVTLFLQDVGTLIICDGDGKLAGVASRKDFLKVTLGNPGAVSMPVSMVMTRQTKVVTVSPEDTVLDAAHKMIFHEVDSLPVVVPGGAEETVPRLDVVGRLTKTSIVKLLLDLEAKG
- a CDS encoding DMT family transporter, which produces MIMLAYSLVCLIFGTTFLAIKIGVDAGAPPFFSAGLRFFLAGAVLFLWMAVKGKASFSLLLRKEMLITGAALTFGTFSALYWAEQYVSSGLAAVLSATGPMMILLMQTAFLRQKAPSYSMYGCIIGFTGVLLLVLPSLVVDISPLWLIGCIVVLIGECCYAAGAIYSKKVTTAFSGVSPVALNAAQMMYGGALLFILSLATENVHPEVLLSFKTAGSLLYLTVIGSMVGHTLFYWLVARTNPVFPSTWLYISPPIAVGVGFLFYDETVTWITLLGVFTIIAGTVLVNAGALKQLLFKKQSPPAVLPKDAA